ACTTCGATTTTTTCGAGCTTGAGGGTTTGACCTTCTTGAACGCGGTACTGTTTGCCACCGCTTTTAATAACTGCGTACATGTCGCTCTCCGGACTTGTCGTTAATGCCGATTACGCCCCGCGTAACCAACGCTCATCGCCTTCCGCTCTTATCGACCTGCTGCGAGTGGCGCCCCTTTTGGCAGCCATCTGACAGGGAGCATGATGAGTGGGTCGCGAATTATAGCGACTATCGCGGTTTACCACAAGACTACGGGGCATTGTCAATCACGTACCGTACCACGAACGTCTATCGCTACCTTGACGCCTCACAGACAGCCCCATAGCATGGCTCCAATTATCTCACCCCCGCGATGAACGGAACCCATGACAGCCAACGTCTCTCAAACCCCGCCTGCCAGCCCAACGCCTTCACCGCTGCACGCCGTGGTGGCCGATGACTTTGACGCCGTAAACCGCACCATTGTCGCGCAGCTGAATTCCAAGGTGCCGCTGGTAGAAACCATCGGCCAATATATTATTGAAAGCGGCGGCAAGCGCCTGCGCCCTTTACTCGTACTGCTGGCTGCCCGAGCACTGGGCTATGAGGGCGACAAACACATCACCCTGGCCACGCTGATCGAATTTATGCACACCTCCACGTTGCTGCATGACGATGTGGTCGATGAATCGCACATGCGGCGTGGCAAAAAAACCGCCAACGATGCCTGGGGCAACGCACCATCCGTGCTGGTGGGAGACTTCCTCTATTCGCGCTCGTTTCAAATGATGGTGGACGTAGGATCGATGCGCATTATGGCGATTCTATCCGGCGCGACCTGCGTCATTGCCGAAGGCGAAGTACTGCAGCTCACCAATATCGGTAACCCCAGCATTTCTGAAGCGGATTACTTTGAAACCATTCAAGGTAAAACAGCGATGCTGTTT
This genomic window from Halomonas sp. TD01 contains:
- the ispB gene encoding octaprenyl diphosphate synthase, which gives rise to MTANVSQTPPASPTPSPLHAVVADDFDAVNRTIVAQLNSKVPLVETIGQYIIESGGKRLRPLLVLLAARALGYEGDKHITLATLIEFMHTSTLLHDDVVDESHMRRGKKTANDAWGNAPSVLVGDFLYSRSFQMMVDVGSMRIMAILSGATCVIAEGEVLQLTNIGNPSISEADYFETIQGKTAMLFEAASHSGAVLGDATAEQERALQYYGRYLGLAFQLIDDLLDYQGDAEAMGKNVGDDLAEGKPTLPLIHAMERGTPEQAKLIRQVIRKGGLEQLDDVLEIINATGALEYTRARAVEMADKALAELDTLPPSPYRDSMANIARLAVDRKA